A region from the Nitrospinota bacterium genome encodes:
- a CDS encoding type II toxin-antitoxin system RelE/ParE family toxin, which translates to MGWSVRFSATAGKQLKKLDTKWQSAILDYLEDRVAPEPKKFGKALIGDKAGMWRYRVGDYRIICEMLDQQATIHVLKIGHRKDVYN; encoded by the coding sequence TTGGGCTGGAGCGTTAGATTTTCAGCGACCGCGGGAAAACAGCTAAAGAAGCTGGACACTAAATGGCAATCGGCCATCCTTGATTACCTTGAAGACAGGGTGGCGCCAGAGCCCAAAAAATTCGGCAAAGCGCTCATCGGCGACAAAGCTGGAATGTGGCGCTACAGGGTCGGCGATTACAGGATTATATGCGAAATGCTGGATCAGCAGGCGACGATCCATGTATTAAAAATAGGCCACAGAAAGGACGTTTATAATTAG